The Corvus cornix cornix isolate S_Up_H32 chromosome 26, ASM73873v5, whole genome shotgun sequence genome includes a region encoding these proteins:
- the LOC104692327 gene encoding corticosteroid 11-beta-dehydrogenase isozyme 1 has product MGLLLKAFIPLLGAALAFYFYSASENFNEEMLRGKRVIVTGASSGIGEQMAYHLARMEAHLLLTARTEAKLQNVVKRCLELGAASARYVSGSMDSPTLPQELLREAENTWGGLDMLILNHIGQSGFTYFNGDVEHVRKLMEINFVSYVALATAALPMLKESEGSIIVVSSIAGRIGGPFTAPYSATKFALDGFFSSLRQELIIDKVNVSITLCILGYIDTESAVRAVSHVVPDVPAPKEECALEIIRGGALRQREVRYPPRAVGSMLLIRSLAPEFLDSIIRSSYHVENVRRT; this is encoded by the exons ATGGGATTGCTCCTGAAGGCTTTCATCCCTTTGTTGGGAGCAGCACtggccttttatttttattcgGCATCTGAGAACTTCAATGAAG AGATGCTCCGGGGGAAGCGGGTGATCGTGACGGGAGCCAGCAGCGGCATCGGGGAGCAGATGGCTTATCACCTGGCACGGATGGAGGCCCACCTGCTGCTCACGGCACGGACAGAGGCCAAGCTGCAGAAC GTGGTGAAGCGATGCCTGGAGCTCGGTGCTGCCTCCGCCCGCTATGTCAGCGGCTCCATGGACAGCCCcaccctgccccaggagctgctgagggaggctGAGAACACCTGGG GTGGCCTGGACATGCTCATCCTGAACCACATCGGCCAGAGTGGCTTCACCTACTTCAACGGGGACGTTGAGCACGTACGAAAGCTCATGGAAATCAACTTCGTGAGCTACGTGGCCTTGGCTACAGCTGCCCTGCCCATGCTGAAGGAGAGCGAGGGCAGCATCATCGTGGTTTCATCCATAGCAG GTAGAATTGGCGGCCCATTTACTGCTCCCTATTCCGCAACCAAGTTCGCCTTAGATGGATTTTTCAGCTCCTTGAGACAGGAACTCATCATAGACAAGGTCAATGTTTCCATCACACTCTGCATCCTGGGCTACATCGACACAG AGAGCGCCGTGCGCGCCGTCTCGCACGTTGTCCCGGATGTGCCGGCCCCGAAGGAGGAGTGTGCCCTGGAGATCATCCGAGGGGGAGCCCTGCGCCAGCGGGAGGTGCGCTACCCGCCCCGGGCAGTGGGCAGCATGCTCCTCATCCGCAGCTTAGCCCCAGAATTCCTCGACTCCATCATCCGGAGCAGCTACCACGTGGAAAATGTCAGGAGAACATAA
- the LOC104692500 gene encoding LOW QUALITY PROTEIN: corticosteroid 11-beta-dehydrogenase isozyme 1-like (The sequence of the model RefSeq protein was modified relative to this genomic sequence to represent the inferred CDS: deleted 2 bases in 1 codon), with protein sequence MKRARQNPNSPAGQAEQRGANQRLLLGLSIHPPVIFQGFGSCSSSANSGMGRLQKILIPFLGLVLAFWFYSARDTFKPEMLRGKRVIVTGASTGIGEQIAYHLARMGSHILITARTEAKLQNVVQRCLELGAASARFVSGTMEDTAFAQHVVREAQTSLGGLDMLILNHVGASYFGFFDGDVEHVRKLLEINFLSYVAMTTSALPMLKESEGSIVVVSSMAGKVGFPFTVPYSATKFALDGFFSSLRQEFAIQSINVSITLCILGFIDTERAVRAAAEVLRERPAPRDECALEILKGAALRRRELYYRYSSTRLPLLLRDCAAELLDYLVRSRYRLRGPRRPPPSALSRGHRGEGGGRRAPPLPVPASPPPVRDARAAPAGTKRGPQRRLRALLAPPGRGKLIINKVY encoded by the exons ATGAAAAGAGCCAGGCAGAACCCAAACAGCCCTGCTGGCCAGGCCGAGCAGCGGGGAGCAAACCAGAGGCTTTTGCTTGGCTTATCCATCCACCCACCCGTGATTTTCCAGGGCTTTggaagctgcagctcctctgctaaCAG TGGGATGGGTCGGTTGCAAAAGATTCTCATTCCCTTTCTGGGATTGGTTTTGGCCTTCTGGTTCTATTCTGCGAGGGACACTTTCAAACCGG AGATGCTGCGAGGGAAGCGGGTGATCGTGACGGGAGCCAGCACCGGGATCGGGGAGCAGATCGCCTACCACCTGGCACGGATGGGATCCCACATCCTCATCACGGCACGCACAGAGGCCAAGCTGCAGAAC GTGGTGCAGCggtgcctggagctgggagcagcctcgGCGCGGTTCGTCAGCGGCACCATGGAGGACACAGCCTTCGCCCAGCACGTGGTGAGGGAGGCACAGACCTCGCTGG GAGGCCTTGACATGCTGATCCTTAACCACGTCGGTGCATCCTACTTTGGCTTTTTTGACGGGGACGTTGAGCACGTACGAAAGCTCCTGGAAATCAACTTCCTCAGCTACGTGGCCATGACCACGTCAGCCCTGCCCATGCTGAAGGAGAGCGAGGGCAGCATTGTGGTGGTTTCATCCATGGCAG GTAAAGTCGGGTTTCCCTTTACCGTCCCCTACTCTGCGACTAAGTTTGCCCTGGATGGATTTTTCAGCTCCCTGAGGCAGGAATTCGCCATTCAGAGCATTAATGTTTCCATCACGCTCTGCATCCTCGGCTTCATCGATACCG AGCGCGCAGTGCGCGCTGCCGCGGAGGTGCTGCGGGAGCGGCCGGCGCCGCGGGACGAGTGCGCGCTGGAGATCCTCAAGGGCGCGGCGCTGCGCCGGAGGGAGCTCTACTACCGCTACAGCTCCACGcggctgccgctgctgctgcggGACTGCGCCGCCGAGCTCCTCGATTACCTGGTGCGGAGCCGCTACCGCCTG CGCGGCCCCCGGCGCCCCCCGCCCTCCGCACTGAGCCGCGGCCAccggggggaggggggaggtcGCCGGGCaccccctctccctgtcccGGCATCGCCACCTCCGGTTCGCGATGCGCGGGCGGCACCCGCAGGGACAAAGCGGGGCCCGCAGCGGCGGCTCCGTGCCCTGCtcgccccgcccggccgcggAAAACTAATTATTAATAAAGTGTACTAA
- the G0S2 gene encoding G0/G1 switch protein 2, protein METMHELIPFAKEMLSQKPNRKMIKLYMLGSVLAFFGVVIGLVETVCSPFSSEGRIEEEEKAKPAAPREQRVPPAREGLVLDKGKEPPALHRALVTRHHAS, encoded by the coding sequence ATGGAAACCATGCACGAGCTGATCCCCTTCGCCAAAGAAATGCTCAGCCAGAAGCCCAACAGGAAGATGATCAAGCTGTACATGCTGGGCAGCGTGCTGGCGTTCTTTGGGGTGGTCATCGGGCTGGTGGAGACCGTGTGCAGCCCCTTCAGCTCCGAGGGCAGGatagaggaggaggagaaggccAAGCCGGCGGCGCCCCGGGAGCAGCGGGTCCCGCCGGCGCGGGAGGGTTTGGTGCTGGACAAGGGCAAGGAGCCGCCGGCGCTGCACAGGGCCCTGGTGACCCGGCACCACGCGTCCTAG